The following proteins are co-located in the Clostridiales bacterium genome:
- a CDS encoding polymer-forming cytoskeletal protein — translation MKSSKYSSIMIISPESLIDGRIIAKGDIEILGRVQILEGNSTNNLLVVESGGNIIIHGEVVGDVKCVKSISISGKLIGNIVSAKEVLISPTGVVTGNICTNRFKIADGGHFKGNLEISDDINDIDK, via the coding sequence ATGAAGAGTTCCAAATATAGCTCAATTATGATAATTAGCCCAGAAAGCCTCATTGATGGAAGAATAATAGCAAAAGGTGATATTGAAATTCTCGGGAGAGTACAAATTTTAGAAGGTAACAGTACAAATAATCTTCTTGTTGTTGAATCGGGCGGAAACATCATCATTCACGGCGAAGTCGTTGGAGATGTAAAATGTGTAAAAAGTATTAGCATTTCGGGGAAACTGATCGGCAATATTGTCTCGGCTAAAGAGGTATTAATTAGCCCAACAGGAGTCGTCACAGGGAACATTTGTACGAATCGATTTAAGATTGCTGATGGGGGGCATTTTAAAGGTAATCTTGAGATTAGTGATGATATTAATGATATTGATAAATGA
- a CDS encoding SAM-dependent methyltransferase, giving the protein MKPFIFHKEQKMIKLSDRLQKIADLIQQGETVADIGTDHGFLPMALWESGVSPHVILSDINAGPLEKARVNIDKYFPKTEFDVRLGSGLSAIQPGEVAAVVIAGMGGQLICEILGEDLDKTRTFQRMILQPRNGQDKLRAWLLLNGFHIYDESLVREGKYLCEIIAVSPGNTENSLGNTEMDLEVSPVLFEKQDPLLVEFIENKIRIEKKILEAVKNGVGKDKYKKLEETEHRIKLLEELRKRSLA; this is encoded by the coding sequence ATGAAACCTTTTATCTTTCATAAGGAGCAGAAGATGATAAAACTATCCGACCGATTACAGAAAATAGCAGATCTGATTCAGCAGGGGGAAACCGTTGCCGATATTGGAACGGATCACGGATTTCTACCGATGGCATTATGGGAATCCGGCGTGAGCCCTCATGTTATCTTGAGCGATATCAATGCAGGACCATTGGAAAAAGCCCGGGTCAATATCGATAAATATTTCCCTAAAACGGAATTTGATGTCAGGCTAGGAAGTGGGCTTTCTGCAATTCAGCCCGGTGAAGTAGCTGCTGTTGTGATCGCCGGTATGGGTGGTCAGTTGATTTGTGAGATTCTTGGAGAAGATTTGGACAAGACGCGAACTTTTCAGCGGATGATTCTCCAGCCCAGGAATGGGCAGGACAAGCTGAGGGCATGGCTCCTTTTAAACGGCTTTCATATTTATGATGAGTCACTGGTCAGAGAGGGGAAATACCTTTGTGAAATAATAGCAGTTTCCCCGGGAAATACGGAGAATTCCCTGGGAAATACGGAGATGGATCTGGAGGTCAGTCCTGTACTTTTTGAGAAACAAGACCCATTACTGGTTGAATTTATTGAAAATAAGATTAGAATAGAAAAGAAGATACTTGAGGCCGTGAAAAACGGAGTAGGAAAAGACAAGTATAAAAAGCTAGAAGAGACGGAACACCGGATCAAATTATTGGAGGAATTACGAAAGAGGAGTTTAGCATGA
- a CDS encoding Nif3-like dinuclear metal center hexameric protein: protein MSMKMSELIAEIEIIAPRELEEEWDNCGMQINMGIKDVNRVLVALEVTKGVIAEAIEKRIDFIITHHPLIFHKIDVVDNNNITGNYIIELIKSGISVYSAHTTFDDAFGGNNEYLAEIIGLTRVRKIKNLRPAVKGFAKEFVIGKMGNFVEPITMEETCKLLEDVLGIHGELKAVGDPRKIIKTVGLCTGSGADTMTAAIKNGCDLFITGDVRHHEAQIAKETGICLIDAGHYGTERIFAENFANLLRKNVGSKIKIIESEINSNPFASMV from the coding sequence ATGAGTATGAAAATGAGCGAACTGATTGCAGAGATCGAGATCATTGCACCCAGGGAGCTGGAAGAAGAATGGGACAACTGCGGAATGCAGATCAACATGGGTATCAAGGATGTCAACCGCGTTCTGGTTGCTCTGGAAGTCACAAAGGGAGTAATCGCTGAAGCCATTGAAAAGCGGATTGATTTTATTATTACACATCATCCCCTTATTTTTCATAAGATCGATGTGGTGGACAATAATAATATTACGGGAAATTATATTATCGAGCTGATCAAGAGCGGTATTTCCGTATATTCGGCCCACACCACCTTCGATGATGCATTCGGTGGAAATAATGAGTATCTTGCTGAAATCATTGGACTGACGAGAGTCAGAAAAATTAAAAATCTGCGACCTGCGGTAAAAGGGTTTGCTAAGGAATTTGTCATCGGCAAGATGGGAAATTTTGTAGAGCCTATCACAATGGAAGAAACCTGCAAGCTCTTGGAAGACGTTTTGGGAATACATGGTGAGCTGAAGGCTGTGGGAGATCCTCGTAAGATCATAAAAACTGTGGGGCTTTGTACCGGATCAGGTGCCGATACCATGACTGCTGCCATTAAAAATGGTTGTGACTTGTTTATTACCGGGGATGTAAGGCATCATGAAGCGCAGATTGCGAAAGAAACAGGTATCTGCCTGATTGACGCAGGACATTACGGGACCGAGCGGATTTTTGCAGAAAACTTTGCCAACCTGCTTCGAAAAAATGTTGGATCAAAAATTAAAATAATAGAATCAGAAATTAATTCAAATCCATTCGCAAGTATGGTGTAG